Proteins co-encoded in one Salvia splendens isolate huo1 chromosome 4, SspV2, whole genome shotgun sequence genomic window:
- the LOC121797705 gene encoding telomerase reverse transcriptase-like isoform X1, translated as MAPKKKKSVPEFLWNLFGNRARSLAYTILDFIPPPPSACTCNSPHRCLFCSGDEAMSFLVRSTDDEDYRDLLDGCFVVVSDDAPPLPAFDHHCRWSQLAIVRRTIEMILHEQPTASNLICREYDKEAQSSPAVTELTSEKWSLLLKRVGDTLMMYLLKHTSMFLPLPLNEHHQISGISVSNLYSSVPRLMPTPRAQHHPPGSNYVLQELTQTQSERNSKQNTIKPRRHIREHSWQRKRKRKQLALSGMPSFSPSTGNSSICDLSLISSSSQNDIMPAGSSCVSEELPPLQIEGNSKQDTVNPRKHKREYCWQRERKRRQLAVSRTPPLFPSRGSSRSSSTCANLPLVSSSSQIDMGNMAPLFCYLVFQNKPRIRGNAEIDRKNIFYRMENCSSMLPRKHILYSLRPNDSGASILFNHIFEAFGPDKINGSTPCCHTENGSTVNSTCLYHSLKVLLKKLIRETRYYRHARLLEKHCSVGSSNQYACRGAGTGPEVVMVHEANAAQAELVLGCLKHHQVGSFIWAVCRRIIPSPLLGEPSNWRCLRRNISKFISLRRFEKLTLKECIHRLKISKFPIFSYKQNSRCFIGIPDTSRHAILECWMLWVFTHLVSPLVQANFYVTESEHEKQEVLYYKKSTWEKLMRENGRMIAGRYRLLDFKSAKNILGKRSFGFSRFRLLPRSNGFRMLTNLRAPSRIPVSTPSRIQPDQNSWRRASSSHRVHRFYKSVNAVLHDVHAVLKGLREKEPEKMGSSVFDYNDVYKKLVPFLFHLKNGSISLPDVFMVVSNVAKAFDSVNHEKLLSVMKDAIHDDEYTLEKFTQVVCTDKYLKIEPHVMLAHQDISTASTRLQSKFHVQSSGSIVLKEDANWKIRKDNIHSLLEEHIMRNMVQFRDKFYLQQVGIPQGSVLSALLGSYYYGHMERNVIFPFLEKAKRTLSVTQHSSDGTSVSGGNRQTEIATPGSESLLLRYLDDFLFISASKMQASMFFSRLERGVRDYNCCMNKEKYGLNFTMENQQGQLSNRIHTGKDNISFLQWSGLLVNCSTLEIQADYTRYLNHHMRSTLTVLRQGKVGKNLKSKLRSYLRPKFHRILYDSNINSPGVVRLNIYQNFLLCGMKFICHLSNLSILPKFHPRFLLKAIETSLRYMNRLIRRRMYSFKGADFRPRYNVKRIDVIWLGLHAYSRVLLKKHLRFKSLLCLLRAKLKAYGEVENISSELKYAVDQVHSSVLWSIKY; from the exons CGCTTCAAATCTTATATGCCGCGAATATGATAAA GAGGCCCAGTCTAGTCCTGCGGTTACCGAACTGACATCTGAAAAGTGGAGTCTCCTCTTAAAAAGG GTCGGTGATACTCTCATGATGTATTTGTTAAAGCATACTTCAAtgtttcttcctcttcctctgaATGAGCACCATCAAATTTCTGGAATTTCCGTATCCAATTTGTACTCCAGCGTCCCAAGACTCATGCCTACGCCTAGAGCTCAGCATCATCCACCAG GGTCGAATTATGTTTTACAAGAACTTACTCAAACACAAAGTGAGCGTAACTCTAAGCAAAATACTATTAAGCCTCGGAGGCATATACGGGAGCATAGCTGGCAGCGTAAAAGAAAACGCAAGCAGTTGGCCCTTTCGGGAATGCCTTCTTTCTCCCCATCAACAGGAAATAGTAGCATCTGTGACTTATCACTCATCTCAAGTTCAAGTCAAAATGACATCATGCCTGCAGGGTCTTCTTGCGTTTCTGAAGAACTTCCTCCTTTACAAATTGAAGGGAACTCTAAGCAAGATACTGTTAACCCTCGGAAGCATAAACGGGAGTATTGCTGGCAGCGTGAAAGAAAGCGTAGACAGTTGGCTGTTTCGAGAACACCTCCTCTGTTTCCGTCTAGAGGAAGTAGTAGAAGTAGTAGTACATGTGCTAACTTACCCCTCGTCTCAAGTTCAAGTCAAATTGACATGGGT AACATGGCTCCTTTATTTTGCTATTTGGTTTTCCAAAATAAACCAAGGATTCGTGGAAATGCTGAGATTGATAGAAAGAACATATTTTATAGGATGGAAAATTGTTCATCAATGCTGCCAAGGAAGC ACATTCTGTATTCTCTAAGGCCTAATGATTCTGGTGCTTCCATCTTGTTCAATCATATCTTTGAAGCATTTGGTCCTGACAAAATTAATGGGAGCACACCGTGCTGTCACACTGAAAATGGTTCTACCGTCAATTCCACCTGTTT GTACCATTCCCTTAAAGTCCTTCTGAAAAAGCTTATACGTGAGACTCGATATTATAGACATGCGAGGCTGTTGGAGAAACACTGTTCTGTAGGATCCTCAAACCAATATGCTTGTAGGGGAGCTGGCACTGGGCCCGAG GTTGTGATGGTCCACGAAGCCAATGCTGCTCAAGCTGAACTGGTTTTGGGTTGTCTCAAGCATCATCAGGTAGGATCATTCATTTGGGCAGTTTGTAGGAGAATAATCCCTTCACCATTACTGGGAGAACCATCTAACTGGAGATGTCTGAGAAGAAACATCTCGAAGTTCATTTCGCTACGAAGATTTGAGAAGTTGACACTGAAGGAATGTATTCATAGATTAAAAATATCGAAGTTTCCCATCTTTTCATATAAGCAAAACTCGAGATGCTTTATTGGTATCCCAGATACTTCCAGGCATGCGATCCTTGAATGTTGGATGCTTTGGGTTTTTACACATCTAGTATCACCACTGGTCCAAGCTAACTTTTATGTTACAGAAAGTGAGCATGAGAAGCAGGAGGTACTATACTATAAAAAGTCTACTTGGGAGAAATTGATGAGAGAAAATGGGCGCATGATTGCTGGTCGGTATCGTCTACTAGATTTTAAGTCTGCTAAAAACATATTAGGGAAGAGATCTTTTGGTTTCTCTAGGTTCAGACTACTTCCCAGGAGTAATGGATTCCGAATGCTGACTAATCTTCGAGCACCATCAAGAATTCCTGTATCCACACCTTCTAGAATTCAGCCCGATCAAAATTCATGGAGAAGAGCATCTAGCAGCCACAGAGTTCATAGGTTCTATAAGTCTGTTAATGCAGTGCTTCATGATGTGCATGCAGTCTTAAAAGGTTTACGGGAAAAGGAACCAGAAAAGATGGGTTCATCAGTTTTTGACTACAATGATGTCTACAAAAAGCTTGTGCCTTTCTTGTTCCATCTGAAAAACGGGTCAATTAGCCTGCCTGATGTATTCATGGTGGTTTCAAATGTGGCGAAAGCTTTTGACTCTGTTAATCATGAAAAATTGCTCAGTGTGATGAAGGATGCCATACATGATGATGAATATACTCTTGAAAAGTTCACTCAAGTTGTTTGCACAGATAAGTATTTAAAGATTGAGCCTCATGTGATGTTAGCACATCAAGATATTTCCACTGCATCTACAAGATTGCAATCAAAATTTCATGTCCAGTCATCGGGTAGTATTGTTCTTAAggag GATGCAAACTGGAAAATAAGGAAGGACAATATTCATTCACTTTTGGAGGAGCACATTATGCGCAACATGGTGCAGTTTAGGGACAAGTTTTATCTTCAACAAGTTGGTATACCTCAAGGGAGTGTTCTGTCAGCATTACTGGGTTCATATTATTATGGACACATGGAAAGGAATGTAATATTTCCGTTCTTGGAGAAAGCTAAGAGGACCTTGTCGGTAACACAACATTCTTCTGATGGCACTTCAGTTTCAGGGGGTAACCGTCAAACTGAAATAGCTACACCTGGTAGTGAATCACTTCTGCTTAGATACCTTGATGATTTTCTCTTCATATCAGCTTCAAAGATGCAGGCATCTATGTTTTTCTCCAGATTGGAAAGAGGAGTTCGTGATTATAACTGCTGCATGAATAAGGAGAAATACGGTCTAAATTTTACCATGGAAAATCAACAAGGCCAACTGTCAAACAGGATTCATACCGGCAAAGACAATATCTCATTTCTTCAATGGAGTGGCCTCCTTGTCAACTGCTCTACATTAGAAATTCAAGCTGACTATACAAG ATACTTGAATCATCATATGCGTTCAACACTAACAGTATTGCGTCAAGGCAAAGTGGGAAAAAACTTAAAATCAAAGTTGAGAAGTTATCTTAGGCCTAAATTCCACCGTATTTTATATGATTCCAACATTAATTCTCCAGGGGTGGTAAGACTCAACATCTATCAAAATTTTCTGCTTTGTGGTATGAAATTCATTTGCCACCTCTCCAACTTATCAATCCTACCGAAATTTCACCCCAGATTCCTGCTCAAAGCTATAGAGACTTCTCTGAG GTACATGAACAGGCTAATTAGAAGGAGGATGTATTCTTTCAAAGGTGCTGATTTTCGCCCCAGATACAATGTGAAAAGGATTGATGTGATCTGGCTGGGGTTACACGCCTACAGTCGGGTGCTGCTGAAGAAGCACTTGAGGTTCAAGAGTCTGCTTTGTTTGCTCAGGGCCAAGTTGAAGGCTTATGGTGAGGTGGAGAACATATCGTCTGAGCTCAAATATGCCGTTGATCAAGTGCATTCTTCTGTGCTTTGGAGCATCAAATATTGA